In Brienomyrus brachyistius isolate T26 chromosome 3, BBRACH_0.4, whole genome shotgun sequence, the following proteins share a genomic window:
- the phf3 gene encoding PHD finger protein 3 isoform X4: MSKSKGTCGVSRSPATRPKGQRGRPRKIPAALPSEPSHEVDPEPVKSGLNPTKSTEAVSKPASSRVTRRCDRREGVKQQQQEAAEAQEDPADASQDKEEGAGRSTVCSEVGQSMNPVVVLRRLTVTVGGYKIELLPGPSKSPSTSAPGATPSQGFSDASGGVEGVNLSAAQDVAVTMADGKVVEHLTSAQDIGKCSPAEAPAEAPAGAPTGAPAELGPCVNPNEVQECSGVLLSSSHQAVDVCTAETEANNPSDLQQPDSGSVKETKGINSGGSETRTCSDANKSVVLEMAAGKDGQDQKPPAQKQLKSKPSPASPKKKNLEPSTSKKAGAEPKTPQPKDMTKGDIQDMQTIKGKSVTGAKRRTEHLQTYPPSKMSRVQGKRLAKPDVGPKMSSPFHPVVKRLLPGTVSPDGSQKRHPGTQAGNSKSPHLPFGPKPAHPQVAVAKPSHFPREPSEDDDQERLRAKKQLEKASQRPRSKSARSLSVDEPPLFIPDNAPLLKKEAAEEEPAEGEGEVIWDPSKHCGFCRKPHSNRFMVGCGRCDDWFHGECVGLDLVKAQQMEKEDQEYVCLKCCAEEDKKVESEDHGAASVERQVKAEQAQENKPAVRYEKISHQPSAAAVRKDSLERRSQEDRDGESRASASDQKAHVPRRPHLSGDATHKMGTHDRQEAKKAKTSPAASKKPSVEQIRRNVRDSLKDILLKRLNESDLKVSTERAGNVANKTEKELFAFFRDTDSKYKSKYRSLMFNLKDAKNNVLFKRVLKGEISPHHLIRMSPEELASKELAAWRQRENRHTIEMIEKEQREVDRRPIIKITHKGEIEIENQEPEKEPEPADIEPEPVPRPPEEPEMAPPEPEPENTKDTTAQHKAHLFDLNCKICTGRMAPPVEDATTKVVKVATTVMRRQTSTEAEGQTSASSPAEDLPFSAMEDGLVSPRVLSSIDERLSGREDETTFLDRLELLWKGFVNMPSVAKFVTKAHPVSGVLDHLTEDLPDSIQVGGRISPQTVWDYVEKIRASGTKEVCLIRFSPVTEEDEISYTLLYAYFSSRRRYGVVANNMKHVKDMYLIPLGASEKIPHQLVPFDGPGLEANRPNVLLGLIIRQRVKRDFGVLLSVDIPEASSARFLPDSRTKLDSSSESGSALTGEDYLNSLKGARSTEATNPQQSAVSDTKTGKLQLVEAPLTTEGNLHETAKPLRFLPGVLVGREEQPCADAASRPLAAVDAPQGLSGSSEEALSRQPQLGGGTGGGNGSSRSPASNGLRLDRFIIKKKDSKGSNPEPQQRTAGLEDSLGKGLIGDPNTATPERPLKAEPPVDSEGVLPNLPSRVGQGLDKASKADYTGQEAKHEGLTSVSITTSNSVLAETSSTASKASPSGSAASPAQPPSGIPKAGSVADSAEKLGTKPSSAEGHTKQEAAEADGHLVSQERPLASGPDPSTQPVPHQPAKDTQTSSTILSFGKAEDCTPRLVVHPNPPAPVFCHVGQGLPVATFPPGPDAEVQYQQAPTPLFQAPDQQAQSGFTYSGAPLPFPQSNPSHQYPSTTWPSTPAVGFQHSQHVPSGPPLSFDASRTTESSKSLPAPKEDKAPEQYQGDPWDRQPWQADDGYKRESSDQHGQLRHHSETHHEKKGRHHDRDREHGKSWEHQSEKGGQWERSRSRSRSRERSSRERHRGHDDKHRDSRARHRSRSGSEHSRSERHHRQHGEWDKHHERDRDKHRRDSYDKGRRSSRDGAKDGRS, translated from the exons ATGAGTAAGTCAAAAGGTACATGCGGTGTCTCCAGGTCTCCAGCGACTCGACCCAAGGGCCAAAGAGGCCGGCCAAGGAAAATCCCCGCTGCTCTGCCGAGCGAGCCTTCCCATGAAGTGGACCCGG AGCCTGTGAAATCTGGCTTGAATCCAACCAAGAGTACAGAGGCTGTCAGCAAACCGGCCAGCAGCAGAGTCACCAGAAGATGTGACAGGAGAGAAGGAGTCAAACAGCAGCAACAGGAAGCAGCTGAAGCACAGGAAGACCCAGCAGACGCCTCACAGGATAAGGAGGAAGGAGCTGGGAGAAGCACAGTTTGCAGTGAAGTCGGACAGTCGATGAACCCTGTCGTGGTGTTAAGGCGTCTGACTGTGACTGTAGGGGGGTACAAAATTGAGCTTCTTCCAGGGCCTTCTAAATCCCCATCCACCTCAGCCCCGGGTGCAACACCTTCTCAGGGCTTCTCCGATGCTTCGGGGGGTGTTGAGGGTGTGAACTTGTCAGCTGCACAAGATGTGGCCGTAACAATGGCAGATGGCAAAGTGGTTGAACATTTGACCTCTGCTCAGGACATTGGGAAGTGCAGCCCGGCTGAAGCTCCGGCTGAAGCTCCGGCTGGAGCCCCGACTGGAGCCCCGGCTGAGCTGGGACCTTGCGTGAATCCCAATGAAGTACAGGAATGCTCTGGTGTGCTGTTAAGCAGCAGTCATCAAGCTGTGGATGTGTGCACAGCAGAGACTGAAGCGAACAACCCGTCAGATTTACAGCAGCCAGATTCAGGGAGTGTCAAGGAGACTAAGGGTATAAACTCAGGTGGAAGTGAAACCCGGACATGTTCAGATGCTAACAAATCGGTTGTGCTTGAAATGGCAGCTGGCAAAGACGGTCAGGACCAAAAGCCTCCTGCCCAGAAGCAGCTAAAATCGAAGCCATCACCAGCATCTCCCAAGAAGAAGAACCTGGAGCCCAGCACCTCAAAGAAAGCTGGAGCAGAGCCGAAGACCCCTCAACCAAAAGATATGACCAAGGGTGACATCCAGGACATGCAAACCATCAAAGGCAAGTCTGTCACGGGCGCTAAAAGGCGCACGGAGCATCTCCAAACCTACCCACCCTCCAAAATGTCGAGGGTGCAAGGTAAGAGGTTGGCGAAACCAGATGTTGGCCCCAAAATGTCCAGTCCTTTTCACCCTGTGGTTAAAAGGCTACTTCCTGGAACTGTCAGTCCAGATGGGAGTCAGAAACGACATCCTGGTACACAGGCTGGGAATTCCAAATCCCCCCATCTTCCATTTGGGCCCAAGCCAGCCCACCCTCAGGTGGCCGTAGCCAAACCTAGCCACTTCCCGAGGGAGCCATCGGAGGACGACGATCAGGAGAGGCTTAGAGCAAAGAAGCAGCTGGAAAAGGCCTCACAAAGACCGAGGAGCAAAAGTGCCCGGAGCTTGTCTGTGGACGAGCCCCCACTCTTTATCCCCGATAATGCTCCCTTGCTCAAAAAGGAGGCCGCCGAGGAAGAACCTGcagaaggagaaggagaggtCATCTGGGATCCGAGCAAGCACTGTGGCTTCTGCAGGAAGCCTCACTCtaaccg GTTCATGGTGGGTTGTGGACGCTGTGATGACTGGTTCCATGGTGAGTGTGTGGGGCTGGACTTGGTAAAGGCCCAGCAGATGGAGAAAGAGGACCAGGAGTACGTCTGCCTTAAGTGCTGCGCTGAGGAGGATAAGAAGGTTGAGTCTGAGGACCACGGGGCAGCCTCTGTTGAAAGGCAGGTCAAAGCGGAGCAAGCCCAGGAGAACAAGCCTGCTGTCAGATATGAGAAGATCAGCCACCAGCCATCAGCCGCAGCCGTCAGGAAG GACTCTCTGGAAAGGAGGTCTCAAGAagacagagatggagagagTAGAGCATCTGCTTCGGACCAAAAAGCACACGTGCCCAGACGTCCCCACCTTTCAGGGGACGCGACACACAAGATGG GAACGCATGATCGGCAGGAGGCAAAGAAGGCGAAGACGTCTCCGGCGGCCTCCAAGAAGCCTTCAGTTGAGCAGATCAGGAGGAATGTGCGGGACTCCCTCAAAGACATACTCCTGAAACG ACTGAATGAGTCTGACCTGAAGGTTTCCACAGAGAGAGCAGGAAACGTGGCCAATAAAACCGAGAAGGAACTTTTTGCCTTCTTCCGGGATACGGACAGCAAATACAAGAGCAAGTACCGGAGCTTGATGTTCAACCTCAAAGACGCTAAGAACAAT GTATTATTTAAACGGGTTCTCAAAGGTGAGATCTCCCCCCACCATTTAATCCGAATGAGTCCGGAAGAGCTGGCCTCCAAAGAGCTGGCTGCTTGGAGACAGCGGGAGAACCGACAC ACGATTGAAATGATAGAAAAAGAGCAGAGGGAGGTGGACAGGCGCCCCATCATAAAGATCACACACAAGGGCGAAATCGAGATTGAGAACCAGGAGCCAGAGAAAGAACCGGAACCCGCCGATATTGAG CCTGAGCCGGTGCCGAGACCACCAGAAGAGCCCGAAATGGCCCCCCCAGAGCCTGAACCAGAGAATACTAAAGATACCACTGCCCAACACAAGGCTCACCTCTTTGACTTGAATTGCAAGATCTGCACAG GTCGAATGGCTCCTCCTGTGGAAGACGCCACCACAAAGGTGGTGAAGGTGGCCACCACAGTGATGCGGAGGCAGACGAGCACGGAGGCGGAGGGCCAGACcagcgcctcatctccagctGAGGATCTGCCCTTCAGTGCCATGGAAGACGGCTTGGTCAGCCCCAGGGTCTTGTCTTCCATCGATGAAAG GTTAAGTGGCAGGGAAGATGAAACCACCTTCCTGGACCGTTTGGAGTTGCTGTGGAAGGGATTTGTCAACATGCCCTCCGTGGCCAAGTTTGTCACTAAGGCCCATCCTGTTTCAGGTGTCCTGGACCACCTAACAGAG GATCTGCCTGATAGCATCCAGGTTGGTGGAAGAATCTCACCACAGACAGTGTGGGACTATGTGGAAAAAATCCGGGCTTCTGGAACCAAA GAGGTCTGTTTGATACGATTCAGTCCTGTAACAGAGGAAGACGAGATCTCCTATACACTGCTCTACGCCTACTTCAGCAGCCGTAGACGTTACGGCGTGGTGGCTAACAACATGAAGCACGTCAAAGACATGTACCTTATTCCTCTGGGAGCCTCAGAGAAGATCCCACATCAGTTGGTCCCATTTGATGGGCCAG GTTTGGAAGCAAACCGTCCAAACGTTCTCCTGGGGTTAATAATTAGACAGAGGGTCAAAAGGGACTTTGGAGTCCTCTTGTCTGTGGACATTCCGGAAGCCTCGTCTGCAAGATTTCTGCCTGACAGTCGGACCAAGCTGGATTCCAGTAGTGAGAGTGGAAGTGCCCTCACTGGTGAGGACTACCTGAACTCCTTGAAGGGGGCACGGTCTACCGaggccacaaacccacaacaGTCAGCTGTGAGCGACACCAAAACTGGGAAACTGCAGCTGGTGGAAGCCCCATTAACCACAGAGGGGAACCTCCATGAAACTGCCAAACCGCTTCGCTTCCTCCCGGGGGTGCTGGTCGGTCGGGAGGAGCAACCCTGTGCCGATGCTGCATCCAGGCCTCTGGCAGCAGTCGACGCTCCTCAGGGGCTATCGGGCAGCTCGGAGGAAGCGCTGAGCAGGCAGCCCCAGCTGGGGGGTGGGACAGGGGGGGGTAATGGCTCTAGCAGAAGCCCAGCTTCCAATGGCCTTCGGCTTGATCGCTTCATTATAAAGAAGAAAGACTCAAAGGGCAGTAATCCTGAGCCTCAGCAGAGAACAGCCGGTCTGGAAGACTCTTTGGGTAAGGGACTAATCGGTGACCCTAACACGGCCACTCCTGAGAGACCTCTGAAGGCTGAACCTCCAGTTGATTCAGAAGGTGTCCTTCCAAACCTGCCGAGTCGGGTAGGCCAAGGGCTTGATAAAGCAAGTAAGGCCGATTATACGGGTCAAGAAGCCAAACACGAAGGGCTGACTTCAGTCTCCATAACCACATCAAACTCTGTCCTCGCCGAGACATCCAGCACGGCGTCGAAAGCCAGCCCTTCAGGTTCAGCTGCTAGCCCGGCGCAGCCTCCGAGTGGAATCCCAAAGGCCGGCTCTGTTGCGGACAGCGCTGAAAAGCTGGGTACCAAACCATCGTCAGCAGAAGGACACACCAAGCAGGAAGCCGCCGAAGCAGACGGCCATCTCGTTTCACAAGAACGTCCTCTGGCAAGTGGGCCAGACCCAAGTACACAGCCTGTGCCTCACCAGCCTGCAAAAGACacccaaaccagcagcaccatcTTGTCATTTGGTAAAGCTGAAGACTGCACCCCCCGTCTAGTAGTTCATCCCAACCCTCCAGCACCTGTTTTTTGTCATGTTGGTCAAGGGCTACCAGTAGCTACGTTCCCTCCAGGGCCAGATGCAGAGGTTCAGTACCAGCAAGCCCCTACACCTCTCTTCCAAGCCCCAGACCAACAGGCACAGTCAGGGTTCACCTACTCTGGGGCACCTCTGCCGTTTCCGCAGTCAAATCCCTCACATCAGTATCCCAGCACAACGTggcccagcacaccagctgtggGTTTCCAGCACTCCCAACATGTGCCATCTGGGCCCCCATTATCTTTTGATGCATCGaggaccacagagtcctcaaagTCTCTACCTGCACCCAAGGAGGACAAGGCACCAGAGCAATACCAGGGTGACCCTTGGGATCGGCAGCCATGGCAAGCTGACGACGGCTACAAGCGGGAGAGCAGCGACCAACACGGCCAGCTAAGGCACCACAGTGAGACTCACCACGAGAAGAAGGGCAGGCATCACGACCGGGACCGCGAGCATGGGAAGTCCTGGGAGCACCAGTCAGAGAAAGGCGGACAATGGGAAAGGAGTAGGAGCCGGAGCCGGAGCAGAGAGAGATCAAGCCGAGAGCGTCACCGTGGACATGACGACAAGCACAGGGACAGCCGGGCTCGGCACCGAAGCCGGAGTGGCAGCGAGCACTCCAGGAGCGAGCGACACCACCGGCAGCATGGTGAGTGGGACAAGCACCACGAACGGGACCGTGACAAGCACAGGAGAGACTCTTACGACAAAGGGAGGCGGAGTTCCAGAGATGGGGCCAAGGATGGACGGTCATGA
- the phf3 gene encoding PHD finger protein 3 isoform X3: MDGVGTFNHLIPSDQLEESLLIGQNLESEASDEFGTGHHVLEDSLKNMLSDKDPMLGSASAQFLLLDNEDTGYEVADSAGLAGMSKSKGTCGVSRSPATRPKGQRGRPRKIPAALPSEPSHEVDPEPVKSGLNPTKSTEAVSKPASSRVTRRCDRREGVKQQQQEAAEAQEDPADASQDKEEGAGRSTVCSEVGQSMNPVVVLRRLTVTVGGYKIELLPGPSKSPSTSAPGATPSQGFSDASGGVEGVNLSAAQDVAVTMADGKVVEHLTSAQDIGKCSPAEAPAEAPAGAPTGAPAELGPCVNPNEVQECSGVLLSSSHQAVDVCTAETEANNPSDLQQPDSGSVKETKGINSGGSETRTCSDANKSVVLEMAAGKDGQDQKPPAQKQLKSKPSPASPKKKNLEPSTSKKAGAEPKTPQPKDMTKGDIQDMQTIKGKSVTGAKRRTEHLQTYPPSKMSRVQGKRLAKPDVGPKMSSPFHPVVKRLLPGTVSPDGSQKRHPGTQAGNSKSPHLPFGPKPAHPQVAVAKPSHFPREPSEDDDQERLRAKKQLEKASQRPRSKSARSLSVDEPPLFIPDNAPLLKKEAAEEEPAEGEGEVIWDPSKHCGFCRKPHSNRFMVGCGRCDDWFHGECVGLDLVKAQQMEKEDQEYVCLKCCAEEDKKVESEDHGAASVERQVKAEQAQENKPAVRYEKISHQPSAAAVRKDSLERRSQEDRDGESRASASDQKAHVPRRPHLSGDATHKMGTHDRQEAKKAKTSPAASKKPSVEQIRRNVRDSLKDILLKRLNESDLKVSTERAGNVANKTEKELFAFFRDTDSKYKSKYRSLMFNLKDAKNNVLFKRVLKGEISPHHLIRMSPEELASKELAAWRQRENRHTIEMIEKEQREVDRRPIIKITHKGEIEIENQEPEKEPEPADIEPEPVPRPPEEPEMAPPEPEPENTKDTTAQHKAHLFDLNCKICTGRMAPPVEDATTKVVKVATTVMRRQTSTEAEGQTSASSPAEDLPFSAMEDGLVSPRVLSSIDERLSGREDETTFLDRLELLWKGFVNMPSVAKFVTKAHPVSGVLDHLTEDLPDSIQVGGRISPQTVWDYVEKIRASGTKEVCLIRFSPVTEEDEISYTLLYAYFSSRRRYGVVANNMKHVKDMYLIPLGASEKIPHQLVPFDGPGLEANRPNVLLGLIIRQRVKRDFGVLLSVDIPEASSARFLPDSRTKLDSSSESGSALTGEDYLNSLKGARSTEATNPQQSAVSDTKTGKLQLVEAPLTTEGNLHETAKPLRFLPGVLVGREEQPCADAASRPLAAVDAPQGLSGSSEEALSRQPQLGGGTGGGNGSSRSPASNGLRLDRFIIKKKDSKGSNPEPQQRTAGLEDSLGKGLIGDPNTATPERPLKAEPPVDSEGVLPNLPSRVGQGLDKASKADYTGQEAKHEGLTSVSITTSNSVLAETSSTASKASPSGSAASPAQPPSGIPKAGSVADSAEKLGTKPSSAEGHTKQEAAEADGHLVSQERPLASGPDPSTQPVPHQPAKDTQTSSTILSFGKAEDCTPRLVVHPNPPAPVFCHVGQGLPVATFPPGPDAEVQYQQAPTPLFQAPDQQAQSGFTYSGAPLPFPQSNPSHQYPSTTWPSTPAVGFQHSQHVPSGPPLSFDASRTTESSKSLPAPKEDKAPEQYQGDPWDRQPWQADDGYKRESSDQHGQLRHHSETHHEKKGRHHDRDREHGKSWEHQSEKGGQWERSRSRSRSRERSSRERHRGHDDKHRDSRARHRSRSGSEHSRSERHHRQHGEWDKHHERDRDKHRRDSYDKGRRSSRDGAKDGRS; encoded by the exons ATGGATGGGGTTGGAACCTTTAACCATTTAATCCCCAGTGACCAATTGGAAGAGTCATTGTTAATAGGACAGAACTTGGAAAGCGAAGCGAGTGATGAGTTTGGAACTGGTCACCACGTGCTGGAAGACTCGTTGAAGAATATGCTCAGTGACAAGGATCCCATGCTTGGATCTGCGAGTGCTCAGTTTCTTCTTTTGGATAATGAGGACACCGGCTATGAGGTTGCTGATTCAGCAG GTCTGGCCGGGATGAGTAAGTCAAAAGGTACATGCGGTGTCTCCAGGTCTCCAGCGACTCGACCCAAGGGCCAAAGAGGCCGGCCAAGGAAAATCCCCGCTGCTCTGCCGAGCGAGCCTTCCCATGAAGTGGACCCGG AGCCTGTGAAATCTGGCTTGAATCCAACCAAGAGTACAGAGGCTGTCAGCAAACCGGCCAGCAGCAGAGTCACCAGAAGATGTGACAGGAGAGAAGGAGTCAAACAGCAGCAACAGGAAGCAGCTGAAGCACAGGAAGACCCAGCAGACGCCTCACAGGATAAGGAGGAAGGAGCTGGGAGAAGCACAGTTTGCAGTGAAGTCGGACAGTCGATGAACCCTGTCGTGGTGTTAAGGCGTCTGACTGTGACTGTAGGGGGGTACAAAATTGAGCTTCTTCCAGGGCCTTCTAAATCCCCATCCACCTCAGCCCCGGGTGCAACACCTTCTCAGGGCTTCTCCGATGCTTCGGGGGGTGTTGAGGGTGTGAACTTGTCAGCTGCACAAGATGTGGCCGTAACAATGGCAGATGGCAAAGTGGTTGAACATTTGACCTCTGCTCAGGACATTGGGAAGTGCAGCCCGGCTGAAGCTCCGGCTGAAGCTCCGGCTGGAGCCCCGACTGGAGCCCCGGCTGAGCTGGGACCTTGCGTGAATCCCAATGAAGTACAGGAATGCTCTGGTGTGCTGTTAAGCAGCAGTCATCAAGCTGTGGATGTGTGCACAGCAGAGACTGAAGCGAACAACCCGTCAGATTTACAGCAGCCAGATTCAGGGAGTGTCAAGGAGACTAAGGGTATAAACTCAGGTGGAAGTGAAACCCGGACATGTTCAGATGCTAACAAATCGGTTGTGCTTGAAATGGCAGCTGGCAAAGACGGTCAGGACCAAAAGCCTCCTGCCCAGAAGCAGCTAAAATCGAAGCCATCACCAGCATCTCCCAAGAAGAAGAACCTGGAGCCCAGCACCTCAAAGAAAGCTGGAGCAGAGCCGAAGACCCCTCAACCAAAAGATATGACCAAGGGTGACATCCAGGACATGCAAACCATCAAAGGCAAGTCTGTCACGGGCGCTAAAAGGCGCACGGAGCATCTCCAAACCTACCCACCCTCCAAAATGTCGAGGGTGCAAGGTAAGAGGTTGGCGAAACCAGATGTTGGCCCCAAAATGTCCAGTCCTTTTCACCCTGTGGTTAAAAGGCTACTTCCTGGAACTGTCAGTCCAGATGGGAGTCAGAAACGACATCCTGGTACACAGGCTGGGAATTCCAAATCCCCCCATCTTCCATTTGGGCCCAAGCCAGCCCACCCTCAGGTGGCCGTAGCCAAACCTAGCCACTTCCCGAGGGAGCCATCGGAGGACGACGATCAGGAGAGGCTTAGAGCAAAGAAGCAGCTGGAAAAGGCCTCACAAAGACCGAGGAGCAAAAGTGCCCGGAGCTTGTCTGTGGACGAGCCCCCACTCTTTATCCCCGATAATGCTCCCTTGCTCAAAAAGGAGGCCGCCGAGGAAGAACCTGcagaaggagaaggagaggtCATCTGGGATCCGAGCAAGCACTGTGGCTTCTGCAGGAAGCCTCACTCtaaccg GTTCATGGTGGGTTGTGGACGCTGTGATGACTGGTTCCATGGTGAGTGTGTGGGGCTGGACTTGGTAAAGGCCCAGCAGATGGAGAAAGAGGACCAGGAGTACGTCTGCCTTAAGTGCTGCGCTGAGGAGGATAAGAAGGTTGAGTCTGAGGACCACGGGGCAGCCTCTGTTGAAAGGCAGGTCAAAGCGGAGCAAGCCCAGGAGAACAAGCCTGCTGTCAGATATGAGAAGATCAGCCACCAGCCATCAGCCGCAGCCGTCAGGAAG GACTCTCTGGAAAGGAGGTCTCAAGAagacagagatggagagagTAGAGCATCTGCTTCGGACCAAAAAGCACACGTGCCCAGACGTCCCCACCTTTCAGGGGACGCGACACACAAGATGG GAACGCATGATCGGCAGGAGGCAAAGAAGGCGAAGACGTCTCCGGCGGCCTCCAAGAAGCCTTCAGTTGAGCAGATCAGGAGGAATGTGCGGGACTCCCTCAAAGACATACTCCTGAAACG ACTGAATGAGTCTGACCTGAAGGTTTCCACAGAGAGAGCAGGAAACGTGGCCAATAAAACCGAGAAGGAACTTTTTGCCTTCTTCCGGGATACGGACAGCAAATACAAGAGCAAGTACCGGAGCTTGATGTTCAACCTCAAAGACGCTAAGAACAAT GTATTATTTAAACGGGTTCTCAAAGGTGAGATCTCCCCCCACCATTTAATCCGAATGAGTCCGGAAGAGCTGGCCTCCAAAGAGCTGGCTGCTTGGAGACAGCGGGAGAACCGACAC ACGATTGAAATGATAGAAAAAGAGCAGAGGGAGGTGGACAGGCGCCCCATCATAAAGATCACACACAAGGGCGAAATCGAGATTGAGAACCAGGAGCCAGAGAAAGAACCGGAACCCGCCGATATTGAG CCTGAGCCGGTGCCGAGACCACCAGAAGAGCCCGAAATGGCCCCCCCAGAGCCTGAACCAGAGAATACTAAAGATACCACTGCCCAACACAAGGCTCACCTCTTTGACTTGAATTGCAAGATCTGCACAG GTCGAATGGCTCCTCCTGTGGAAGACGCCACCACAAAGGTGGTGAAGGTGGCCACCACAGTGATGCGGAGGCAGACGAGCACGGAGGCGGAGGGCCAGACcagcgcctcatctccagctGAGGATCTGCCCTTCAGTGCCATGGAAGACGGCTTGGTCAGCCCCAGGGTCTTGTCTTCCATCGATGAAAG GTTAAGTGGCAGGGAAGATGAAACCACCTTCCTGGACCGTTTGGAGTTGCTGTGGAAGGGATTTGTCAACATGCCCTCCGTGGCCAAGTTTGTCACTAAGGCCCATCCTGTTTCAGGTGTCCTGGACCACCTAACAGAG GATCTGCCTGATAGCATCCAGGTTGGTGGAAGAATCTCACCACAGACAGTGTGGGACTATGTGGAAAAAATCCGGGCTTCTGGAACCAAA GAGGTCTGTTTGATACGATTCAGTCCTGTAACAGAGGAAGACGAGATCTCCTATACACTGCTCTACGCCTACTTCAGCAGCCGTAGACGTTACGGCGTGGTGGCTAACAACATGAAGCACGTCAAAGACATGTACCTTATTCCTCTGGGAGCCTCAGAGAAGATCCCACATCAGTTGGTCCCATTTGATGGGCCAG GTTTGGAAGCAAACCGTCCAAACGTTCTCCTGGGGTTAATAATTAGACAGAGGGTCAAAAGGGACTTTGGAGTCCTCTTGTCTGTGGACATTCCGGAAGCCTCGTCTGCAAGATTTCTGCCTGACAGTCGGACCAAGCTGGATTCCAGTAGTGAGAGTGGAAGTGCCCTCACTGGTGAGGACTACCTGAACTCCTTGAAGGGGGCACGGTCTACCGaggccacaaacccacaacaGTCAGCTGTGAGCGACACCAAAACTGGGAAACTGCAGCTGGTGGAAGCCCCATTAACCACAGAGGGGAACCTCCATGAAACTGCCAAACCGCTTCGCTTCCTCCCGGGGGTGCTGGTCGGTCGGGAGGAGCAACCCTGTGCCGATGCTGCATCCAGGCCTCTGGCAGCAGTCGACGCTCCTCAGGGGCTATCGGGCAGCTCGGAGGAAGCGCTGAGCAGGCAGCCCCAGCTGGGGGGTGGGACAGGGGGGGGTAATGGCTCTAGCAGAAGCCCAGCTTCCAATGGCCTTCGGCTTGATCGCTTCATTATAAAGAAGAAAGACTCAAAGGGCAGTAATCCTGAGCCTCAGCAGAGAACAGCCGGTCTGGAAGACTCTTTGGGTAAGGGACTAATCGGTGACCCTAACACGGCCACTCCTGAGAGACCTCTGAAGGCTGAACCTCCAGTTGATTCAGAAGGTGTCCTTCCAAACCTGCCGAGTCGGGTAGGCCAAGGGCTTGATAAAGCAAGTAAGGCCGATTATACGGGTCAAGAAGCCAAACACGAAGGGCTGACTTCAGTCTCCATAACCACATCAAACTCTGTCCTCGCCGAGACATCCAGCACGGCGTCGAAAGCCAGCCCTTCAGGTTCAGCTGCTAGCCCGGCGCAGCCTCCGAGTGGAATCCCAAAGGCCGGCTCTGTTGCGGACAGCGCTGAAAAGCTGGGTACCAAACCATCGTCAGCAGAAGGACACACCAAGCAGGAAGCCGCCGAAGCAGACGGCCATCTCGTTTCACAAGAACGTCCTCTGGCAAGTGGGCCAGACCCAAGTACACAGCCTGTGCCTCACCAGCCTGCAAAAGACacccaaaccagcagcaccatcTTGTCATTTGGTAAAGCTGAAGACTGCACCCCCCGTCTAGTAGTTCATCCCAACCCTCCAGCACCTGTTTTTTGTCATGTTGGTCAAGGGCTACCAGTAGCTACGTTCCCTCCAGGGCCAGATGCAGAGGTTCAGTACCAGCAAGCCCCTACACCTCTCTTCCAAGCCCCAGACCAACAGGCACAGTCAGGGTTCACCTACTCTGGGGCACCTCTGCCGTTTCCGCAGTCAAATCCCTCACATCAGTATCCCAGCACAACGTggcccagcacaccagctgtggGTTTCCAGCACTCCCAACATGTGCCATCTGGGCCCCCATTATCTTTTGATGCATCGaggaccacagagtcctcaaagTCTCTACCTGCACCCAAGGAGGACAAGGCACCAGAGCAATACCAGGGTGACCCTTGGGATCGGCAGCCATGGCAAGCTGACGACGGCTACAAGCGGGAGAGCAGCGACCAACACGGCCAGCTAAGGCACCACAGTGAGACTCACCACGAGAAGAAGGGCAGGCATCACGACCGGGACCGCGAGCATGGGAAGTCCTGGGAGCACCAGTCAGAGAAAGGCGGACAATGGGAAAGGAGTAGGAGCCGGAGCCGGAGCAGAGAGAGATCAAGCCGAGAGCGTCACCGTGGACATGACGACAAGCACAGGGACAGCCGGGCTCGGCACCGAAGCCGGAGTGGCAGCGAGCACTCCAGGAGCGAGCGACACCACCGGCAGCATGGTGAGTGGGACAAGCACCACGAACGGGACCGTGACAAGCACAGGAGAGACTCTTACGACAAAGGGAGGCGGAGTTCCAGAGATGGGGCCAAGGATGGACGGTCATGA